Below is a genomic region from Indicator indicator isolate 239-I01 chromosome 2, UM_Iind_1.1, whole genome shotgun sequence.
agagcccggtcgagcctcaccttgattatctccagggatggagcctcaaccacctccctggacacctgttccagtgttccaccaccctcatagaaaagaatttgttcctaatatccaatctaaatctgctcttttctaatttgaagccattgcccctcgtcctatgactgcaggcctttgtaaacagtctctctccatccttcttgcaggcccccttcggatactggaaggtcactattaggtctccctggagcctcctcttctccaggctgaacacccccagctccctcagcctttcttcatagcagaggggctccaaccccctgatcacttttcatggccctcctctggacctgctccatcaggtccatgaccttcctatactgagggctccagacctatACACAAGTTTCTTGTTAATTCAAACCAACAGACTATGACAATTGATGTGACTGAAAATTTGCCCATTTTCTACAGATCTTAGAACCAATTCATGTCATTAGTGTGAGGTTTCTGAACAGCGTTTTTTAGCACTCCAGGTCTCTCCTAGGAGCTCCACCTCAAAGGACACTGCAATGCCAAAACTATTGACAGGCCTCAAGTACACAAATGCTCTTTGCTACCCTCTCACGTGAGCACTCCCAAGCCATTCATCTGTAACGTCCtgtccacagcacagcagatgtAAAGACAATCTCCGTCTTCAGCATACTTGCTACCCTTTCCTGTGAGGCAGAGAAGTGCTATCATCACATTTTACAGAAGAACAAAATCAGACAGAGAGAGGCTGAGTGAATAGCCCAAGATCACGTGGGAAGTTTGAGACAGCAAAGAAGCAAACCCACATCTCCTCAATTGCATCCTcttgtcttttccagctttgaGTGAGAATTTCCTACATGTCTTCTTAAACATAAACAAATATACAACCAATAGAAATAAAGCCTTTTTCAAGCACAGGCTTAAAAGACTGCTGTGGTTTCTCTTCTGTTCCCAGGAGGAGACAGCAAGATGCACACTTCTGCGTGCAGTATCCCCATCCCACTGAAGAAATGAGCTGCAATGAGGTCCTTCCTCAAGTGGGAGTGGTTAAGGCCACTGCTTTCCAGAAAAGACATAGGAATCCTTGAGAAACACAACAATCCACCTTCACCAAAACAGTCTAACACAGACAAGCCTAACATCTCAAAGGTCCCATTTTCCTTCAATGCTGACTGGGGAAGCATTTTCAAGCATTTGTACCCACTTTACAATGCCTTCACATCACCTGCATAATGTAATTGAGGCCTACCTAGCACACTGTTGAAGCCAATCCATTCTCTCAAGCATTAAAATCTgttccacaacctctgtggttCAGCTGCCTCAGCTAAGAGGCAGCTTTTGCAGCAGGACTGATgcacaccagggcagagcagtgcagatgaAGATGAGGGCAGAGGTTCTGCCATGACAAGTGTCTCTCCATTTCTTTACCATTCTGGAGAAGCCTGGTCAGGAGCAGATTGTGATCTGCATTCTTACAAGTGCCATTTAAAACCAGaactgggaaggaagggaacCTCTCCAGTTCCAGGGCAAAAACTGAGAAACAAAGAAGCAGAGGCAGCTATGACAGTGCTCTGCATCCAGAAACACTTGTGGGCAAATCAGGTCATCTGCCTAAATCAATACAGGCAATGAATTTATGAGATATTGAGGATGGAGGACTttttgccctgaaaaaaaaaaaaccacaataacaacaaaaaacccaaaccaaaacaaaaaaacaaccccaaaacataaCAGAGTAAATGGGTAAAACCAGTAATGGATTTTCTCAtcctgcttgattttttttctttttctaaaccAAACCTgcattttccttaaaaaaaaaaagtaaacaatacaaaaataaaGATACATTATAATATCCTAATGTCCAGTAAATGTCTTATAGGCAATAtttatggaggaaaaaaaaatgcatcaagCCCTTTCTTTGACAAAAATGAAGCAGCTCAAAGTTCATTCTGTAGCAaggaatgctgctgcttctgctgttgaTTTAAGTTACTCCTATCACCACAATTTTCACTATTTTTCTTCAAATGCCTAACCATAAATCTATACtaatactgaaaaagaaaaaaaaatcctagtgAGAATTCTGTGCCCTCAATAAGCTAAAAACAGAGTATCATGAGAAGGCAAACTaaactttctgtttgttttgtaaataaTCCATTAGCTAAACTTCTATTTCAGGCTGGATGCTTGATGCTTACCACTTGAAAGTCCAAATACCCTTCATATCCCTTataacagagaaagaaaaaagaaaacaactaacAAAATGCCTTTGGTGCATCAGTTTATCCTTGTATGAATGTTTTAAAGAAACTCACTAGTACTATAGGAAATGTAAGTGGGcttgtttgtgttgtttaaTACTCCAAGTGtcattttgttctttaaagGGGTTAGAacagaggaggggggggaaaggggaggaagtCTTCCTTAATTTGTTGCATATGTCTCAACGTGTTATACAACTAAGTGTATTATACCAGCAAACTAAAGCAGGCTGCGCTGCGGCGAACTCTGTGTAACTCAAAATAGGAGAATAATCTGGCCACAAGCAAGTCAGAAACTCAGTGAAACTTCCTCTCacattatatatacacacacacactttacAAGCTACATCGAGTGTCCTCTCGTATGCCGAAAAGAAATACGTTGTAGACACCGAACACACTGTACTTTTACTCAAAGGCTTCATCAAACCATATGTGCAGACACTTGAGAAGAGGAGAGTGTTAAGCTTCCTAGGGTCCTGGAGTCAAAGAAATTCTGCTGCCCCCCACTGCTAAGTAAGTGCACTCCTTCCACAGGGGGCAACATCTGCCGATCCGTCATGGTTCCGCTTGGCGAGGACCCCAAGAAACTTCCTTGGGAAGAAACGATTTTCTCAGGACTGGCAGCCAGTTTGGGGGAGGTGGAAAAGTTATATCCATAGAGAGCACAGGGACTGTGCAGTCTAAACGTGTTGTAGGAGCCTTGGTGGGTTTGATTAGTGGTAAAGGCATTGCTGGATGGGGATGGCATGATGTACTGGAGCTGTGGAGACATCCCTGAAATCTGCATCGACAAGCCAGTCTGCGGGCAGCTGAATGCATCCCCATCGCTGCCGCTCATGGACATATTCACAGTTGTGCTGCTTGACACACCAACATAGGAGGGAGTCCTGGGGGGTGCGAACGTCTCGCTGGTCTGGTTTGTGAGCCTGTTGTAGGTTTCGGCCAGAGAAGTGCTGTATCTGTTCAGGGTCAAGCCTGAGCGGGCACAAGCTGTGTAGTCAGCTGGAGCAAGGCTACAGAGCTGGCTGGTGTTGGGACTGAggtggaaggctggagaggagcaaggGGAGCCCGGCAAAAGGTGAGGGTGGGTGGATGGCACTCCACTGCCAGATCCCTGGAGTAAAGTAGAGGAACCTGCATTTCCTGGAAAAGAGTATTACAGAGTAAGAAGAACGCTGGGAGAGGCTCCCTTAGGTGACCAGATGAAGACTTTGTCTTTTCTAATAACCTGTGACATTAAACATgacccaaattaaaaaaatatcaggGGAGGGTGAAGGAAGGGATGTGTATGGCACAGGCATACTTTTAATGAAACAACCCAACCCAGAAAGAGAAAGTAAGTTATACATTTGCAACAAGCACCCAATACTTGGAGCTCCTGCCCAAAAAGCTAACTACTCTTTATCTGATATTAGGAGGAAACTGTATGGCAGCTAAGATATACCAAACTAAGCACCACATCACCAGAAACCTTCTTCAAAATGACAAATTTTGTGTTCTCTGCTTTTGCCTGGAGTGAGCTTCAAGCATTGACTGTCACTGTCAGAGCACCAGATACAGAACCAGCAGCTCCTTAGCTCAAATCATAGAGGCTTTCACAGCATAACAACTTCAGGAAGGTTCACAACTTTAGAACCTTTCCAACTCCTTCATTTCCAACTTCTACCCAAAAAAAAGCTGAGAACAAAACTTCAGAAAAAGTGCAGACTGAGTACTGTGCAtggctgctttcttttttttccagtgggtaggtggaggtttaggtttgcaGCAAACTGTTTGCAAACTGTTATTCTGATATCAATAAACTATTTTACTTAACAAATAGCAGTGCTGAATGCTTTATTTTTAGGTCTTTAAGGATCAGGAAAGCTTTCCACAGAAGAAAACCAATTAAATTGTTTATTATTTACTAATTACTTATGAGGATTTTTCTCCTctcatacctttttttttttgttgttaaaaacACAAAACTAATTCCTACATTGCAGCTTGGATGTGTACAATGGACATAATCCACAAATGATCTCTGCATCAAGTGTTTAGCCTGCGCATAATGCTAAGGAATAGGTTTTTCCACCCTTAAAAAATCTCCGTATCTGGTCTGATTATATTTACAACCTAACATTTTTATTGCCACAATGGTTAAGTTAGCATTAGTTTTCTTAGAATAACTCTGATGAGAGGTACTGGCCTGCACTGGGGTTGGTTGGTTAATTTTTCACTACAAGTGACACACCTAGAATTTCCTAGAATTTTGTAAAGCATGAGGGACCAGGCTCTACTTTTATGCATTTTTGGTTTGAATAAACACAAACAGGACTGTTACCTTGTTTGGGTATCCCAGGTATATCTTCAAAGGTAAGTGTCCTCAGAGAAGGTCTCCAGAAGGCATAAGACTCTACCAGAGCTTCCAGACCCATTCTATTTAGAACAAAAATATCCTTGTGTCATGAAAGAAAGCCGCATTTTGTTACATGTCTCTGGATATTTCACCTCAGAAACCATACTCCTGAAATGTTTCTATTTGTTATTTTGAAgttcattttgcttttcagaggaGGGTCTTACATCCTTATCCATGAGATCACTGTGATCTGCAGCCACTGCACTGTCAACACACAAAGAAATTCCCAACTCCCTAAGTCTGGGTCTCTTTTTCAATACTTTTGGCCTTTTGAGGAAGGTAATTTGAGAGGAGAGATATGGCTAAAATGACATCAAATATTTCCCCATACGACATTTCCTTAAGAGCAACTGCTCTAACTGCCAAGGGGATGATCCCCTATTTCTGCCTAGAAGAAAGAGGTGATCTAATGACTACTTCCATTAAAACAGGATACCCAGTCATTACCAATGAGCTGGAAACATCACCCTCACAACATGAGCAAGGCTTGGGTGTACAGCTCTTTTTGCTACCCAACTGTGTAAAGCAATATTGTGTCTTGGTTATAACGTGCTGAGCAAAATGCCACTGGAAACTAAAAGCCTTCTGTCATTTTCTTTCAACACCCTtgtgacaaaacaaaaaactgggTAGAAAATTGTGGCAAGACAGTACTCAGAACCTCTGTTTCCTGAAGGTAAAGGCTCATTTGGTTTCTGACATAATTTTGTGAGTAATGCACCTCAGAGGTATAATTTTGCTGTTAATTTTGGCTGCTGGGCCCCAAAGGTCTGGTAAGTGTCAGCATCAAGCACACACCAAACACAAGCCTTTAAGCAGCAGCATTCTGTAAGCTCAAATTATGCAAAGAGCCCAATTTGAAGCTACCAGCACGTTCTTCTGACACCGTTTCTTCCCTGTCATATTGCCAGCAGGATCACAAGCTTATGTCAGGAAACATTTATAAAGTCTTCATTAGCCGAACCTGGGCTAAAAAGACAGCCTTCATTTTCTGCAGTAATGGTGAATTTTCATTTATAGTTAAAAGTAGAGATAAAAGCCACCTCCTGGAGGAGTGTAGCCAAGGCGATAATTTACACAAGATGCCTTCGAGCAATTTCCACATTTTATCACCACCCTCATTTATGCTATCAAATGGCCAAGTTTATTTAACAAAACAGTTATGTTTTTCCTGAAGTATTTAAAAGGGAGAAATTCTGGTCCTCTCCTGAGTAAAAGTTTTTATAGGGTCAAACTTAAGGCCTAACTGAAGAATGGAACTATTCTCAGCACATAAATTGTGCTGCACTTTGCAAATGCACAGGGAATGCTTTTAAAAGGTGAAGCTACTGATTTCTGCAAAATAGCCTGTGGGACTGAACAGGAATGACCTGAAAGAGaagatttttaattaaacagaATTATGACATGCAGCAGTGTAGAGTAAAATAGCTGCAATAATTAAAACAGTATTGGAAGGTTGCATATAACAGTACCATAGGggtgggttgttggggttttttgtttgtttggggttttttacacTTTTGTTGCAGACTAAAATGCCTCAGTGAGACATACACTGGCTAGAACAACAAAGATTACAGTATCTTAGCACTGATTTTCATTGTTTAACAACAGAGTAAGTCAACAATCAACTGAGTGAACcagtaatttaaattttaaaagaaattttcctcCACGATTCAAAATCTCAGCTGCATTCTCAAACACACTTAgtacaaagaaaccaaaaatacTGATGCCTGAACCAAATTTATTCTTAATAgttaacccccccccccccaaaaaaaaaaatctctctagACATCCCTAGTCCTGCAACTGGATCTGCATGGTTGCAGATGCAGTACTCTTATTTCACCTGTGTTGTCTTTGGGTAATACTTGGGCTGCCCCATCACATTAAACACAGTTCAAAACTTCTCTGAATCACTTGTTCTTCCCTGTTTTCAAGGGCATCTTCTCTTGTTTCATGTAACTTTATGGAAGAAATTCTAACTCCACTTATACTCAGAATTTTCAGAGGAGGCAGAGCTTCACACTGCTTAGGAGGCTCCTTAAGTACTTCATCTTATAGCTCTGCAAATGCCTATGGAGAGCTACCAAACAGGGCACATAGAGCAACTCTCTTCTTCCCCAAGTACACACAGCATATTTTgcttcttctgtcactgcttttaTCTGGAAGCTACTGTTCACTTAATTTCAACCAAGGTTACAAAGGAGGATAAAACTCTAATTTACAACAGTGGTTTGGGGGACTCCCTTCCAGGCCCTAGGACAGGACACGGCAAACTGATTCTTGCTAGAAGACAGAAACCATAAGAGAGAAGCAAATGTGGAGTGCAAAGTGAAAAAATTACTTTGAGTGAATTCCTGTAAATCTTTACAACTACCCCACCCCTTCTATAAATGTTCATCTAGAAACTATTTTCATTTGCTGTCCAGTCTCAATATCTGTGTAACTCTGGTGATAGCAGAAAATAGGCTCTAATGCTGTAGCCACTACTAAGAGTGAAGCTCAACAAAGCTCTCTGAGCATTCCTACCAGCACTGCTATgtctgcttccttctctccaaggcTAGGGTCATAAATAGAACAGCTGTAGACACCAAACTCAATACAGTCACTGGAACTGATGTGTAATAAGCACCACaattaaatgctgctttttttagCTGGAATGGTTTAACATACAATTTGTAACAGTCTTAAGTATATTGTACTAAACAGGTTTTGGACAAAATACCTCATCAGTACTGGCAGATGGGACTACACTCAAGTCTCTACTTTGCACTACTCAGATTCCCCATTGCTATTTTGAAAGATTCATGGATTAAGAGAACAAGCAATTAGTCAGTCCAACCACAACAGAAGAGGTGGAAACTGGGCTCATATCAAGGTCCTCTGTAGCACAGTATGAAAGGCATTCACCCAAGATGTGGACTTAGAACTCCTCAGGCTAAAGACACAGCTGAACACGGGTTTCCCACCTCCTGGGCAAGTGTACTAAATATAAGGTTACTGCAAGAGGCAATCTAGTTTTTCCACTTTTAAGAGAAAACAAGTCATTCATCCTTACTAAATGCcacttacaggaaaaaaaagcctgggCTTATAGCTTGACACTGGTACCCATAATTTTTGCTTCCAGCTAGGAGAAAGCAATTTCAGGAGCAGCCTGAAATCACAGACCTGAGTAGGCATTAACTCCATTTGCAGCCTTCACAGTATGCCCTGGCTTCCATCAAAAGGAAATCTGAGTACTTGAGTCAAGCTGTGTGCTAATCCATTGACCTAGAAGGTTAGAGGAGCAGGAACAGGAGCCCACCATAGAGAGCATTATTGGGGAAACCTAAGTGTTCCCTCTAGGAGTCTAAGTCCTTTGACCAGCCTTCATAACCCAATCCTGTTAGCAGTAACAAGCCCACCTCCTTCCTCAACACCTACCTGTTACGTCCTGAATCTCTAAACCCTTTGGCAAATGGATTTCTGTCGATCTTCAGACGAGTTATCTGTGAAAGTGATTGAAGAAATTATTACCAGCAAATTCACCCAAGTAATGCACAAAATTATTAACCTGACAGAATTAAGCTGATGGTGGAGTAGAAACATCTTCACATTTGTGTGGTTTGAGTGTCCTGAAATAGAGCAAAATAAGGTCCAGTCTTCCGATCACTCTGTTTTGCAAATCTCCAGTGAAGCTAATAGGCATTTAATTAATGCTAcatccatgtaaacatgaggaaaaatgttttcactgtgagggtaacagaacactggaacaggttgtccaggggggttgtggagtctccctctctggagatactcaagagccacctggatgtgttcctgtgtgatgtgctctaggtgatcctgctctggcaggggagttggacatcCCTGGAtggtcttttgaggtcccttccaacccctaacattctgtgattctgtgaaatggcaGATTGGAATTCTTGAAAAAAACCTTCTGGTGAATGTCATTCTTCCCTTAAGAGAGTATACTGCTTAACTgcaataaaatttaaattaaatcttATTTCTGTAGGAGTCGAAAGGAAATGTGAAAAGAGATTATCTCTAGGCTATTACCctccataaaaataaaacagcaaaccaacccaaaaataCTTGCAATTTATTTAAATGAATGGCATAGGCACCTAATATTTTTATGTCAGTATTtacacagctcctctgctcttctctctgtaAAGACACCTCCAAAAacttcacaggatcataggatgtcaggggttggaagggacccaaagagatcattgagttcaatccccctgccagagaaggaccatacaatctagctcaggtcacagaggaatgcatccagacaggccttgaaagtctccagagaaggagactccacaacctctctggggagcctgttccagtgctctgtcacccttacagtaaagaacttcccccttgtgttgaggtggaacttcctgtgctgcagcttacatccactgctccttgtcctatcacagggagcaagtgggcagagcctgtcccctcccttctcacatccagctctcagatatttataaacatttattaaatcccctctcagtattCTCTtattccagactaaaaagccccaggtccctcagcctctcctcatcaggcagtgctccagttccctaatcatcctcatagccctccactggaccctccccagcagatccctgtcccccctaaactggggagcccaaagctgaacgcagtactcaagatgaggtctcaccagggcagaggagaggggggggaaattaaTAAAACATCACAACACTAACTATGGTTATGGCTATGTATGTTAATACTTTAAAAAGTGGTAATAAGAGCCACACATTGGAGTCACACAACCTGCAGTTTACTTTTGGCCTTGAATCTGTGTGAACCTAGATAAACTACAGTCAATAACATGTGCTGAGTGCAGTTAATGGAAACGACTGCAACCTGCTTCAGCTCTCAGCTTCCCTGTTAATGCCACTGCAATCAGGACCAAAAGTGCTTTAAAAGGTCTATCCAGACATGTATTGACACTTAAGGTACAAAAACACCTTTAAAAATTAGACTGCTCTTTGCCTGGATCTTCAATGCTGTTATCTATAATTAAGACTATTACCTATGTTAATTCAACTGCATGATGACTTCTTATATGCAGCATATAGCCCACACAGCCTGAAGTCTCAGCTGTAGcctccaggtgctgctgcaaTACTACCAGTGAAAGCTACttgtaatacaaaaaaaaagtttagacAAAGCTTTTTAAAAGTTAGTGTAACAAAAATATCCacttttcatggaatcatagaatggtctgggttggaagagacctctgagggtcatctagtccaaccccccctgcagtcagcagggatatcctcaactagatcaggttgcccagagccctgtcgagcctcaacttgaacatctccagggatggggcttcaaccacctcccctgggcaacctgttccaatgttccaccaccctcatggtaaagagcttgttcctaatgtccaatgtcatctgctcttctctagtttgaaagccattgcccctcatcctatcactgcaggcctttgtaaacagtcgctccattcttcttgtagcccccttcaggtactggaaggctgctattaggtctccctggagccttctcttctccaggctgaacaaccccagctccctcagcctgtctttgtagcagaggtgctcctaTCTGTTACTTCCTTGGTCTACTCTGAAAAGCCTGTCAAGTGCCAAGCAGGAAGCCCAAGTTACCTGTTGATTTTGATACGCTGTGACAGTAGTGAAAACTGtctctggaaaggagaaagctttcactccttctcctgcagggaTAGGCTTGATGGGGGACAGATCATCTCCACAGTCTTTTCGGATGACGTGGACACGCGGCTGATATTTATGCATAGAGTGAAGGATAATCTATGCAgtcatgaaaggaaaaagataacATTTATTAGAAAGGAAACCCCGCTGTTTCAGGACTAATAGCTTTTTGGAACAGATTATGGTATGTGTTTACCAAGCCACTTACTGGAaatcaaatgttttctttaaccTCTGAAGGTTCTTATTACAGTAGTCTAATCCCTGTGCATTTATGTTATTGCCAATtctaagcatttaaaaattacGACTCAGGAGCTCCACATTCAAAGACTGGCTCAATTGAGCCTAattccaaataaataaataaataaacaaataaataaaatcaggagGGaagtcctggtcctgctggacttagaaagttttgtttttttttttccactggagcCTGGATTTGATCTAACAGGATTAATAGCAGCAgcatttgccttttgtttttggAACCTTCAGGATAtgcttggagatttttttttttcctgaagactgGAAACATATCTTGTTTTGAACACAAGCAGAGCCTCTCACATGCCAAAGCAGCAGAAACTTGAGAGTAAAATAATACCAAAGTCCAAAATTCTAAAGTGTTAATAAACCTATATTTGTAATACAGACAATGAATATCAATACAGAAACTTCTCCCAGCACACAAAAACTCAATTAAGAATAAATTATAACAAGGATATTACAGCAAGTATATGAACTCACAGTGCATAAATTAAGCACCAAAATACCTCTTGTTATTGCTGTGAAATTTTAGAGGATATTTAaagtacagatttttttttttcctctgttttactCCACTTCAGCTAACCACTACTAAAATAGGagatttcaaggaaaaaaaaaatttggaagCTCAACTATTATTGTTGGAAGGCCTAAGAAATTAGTAACTCGATAAATAAATAGTCGCATGGCTATTGGCCTGTGGAACCCCTAATCAACATTCAGGGGaagctttttaatttcctgCTCCTTGAGTAGCCTCAGAATGTGCATGTGCTCAGGCACTCAACAGAGCCCCTATGCCAGACACCATGGAAGTTCATTCATCCAAATGACATAGAGGACATTACATTCATTTGGATAAACCAGAGTTTGGCTAGCTTAGAACACTTGGTCCTGGCCAGATGACATGACCTTGTTGTGGATAAGCCAAGTCTCTGGCTAATCAGGGGTTTTATTAGCCTGTAACTAAGGTTTTTGACAGTGACATCACAGGCTCCAATTAATTTGCTCTGGGAGTGCTCTATGATGTTCTCATATGAAGCCTTTTCCCAGTTTCTGAAATCTTGCACAGAGCAAGATTTTTATCTTGCAACCATGTATTCTCTTTTACAACAGTCCTTTCAGTTTTCCTTTGGCAAAGATgtacaaaatgaaaatgcagagaGGACAGCACATTCCTGACCC
It encodes:
- the TBX18 gene encoding T-box transcription factor TBX18, with amino-acid sequence MADKRRSSPGTTMSLKAHAFSVEALIGAEKQQQQQQPPPLPRQPKRRKLGAEDEAAEDEGGSGCCAKSSAAAAAAVGRTCGDMELGCAARAPAGGCEEGFLAGSPPASPGGSPKGSRPSSPLPTPQAPRVDLQGAELWKRFHEIGTEMIITKAGRRMFPAMRVKISGLDPHQQYYIAMDIVPVDNKRYRYVYHSSKWMVAGNADSPVPPRVYIHPDSPASGETWMRQVISFDKLKLTNNELDDQGHIILHSMHKYQPRVHVIRKDCGDDLSPIKPIPAGEGVKAFSFPETVFTTVTAYQNQQITRLKIDRNPFAKGFRDSGRNRMGLEALVESYAFWRPSLRTLTFEDIPGIPKQGNAGSSTLLQGSGSGVPSTHPHLLPGSPCSSPAFHLSPNTSQLCSLAPADYTACARSGLTLNRYSTSLAETYNRLTNQTSETFAPPRTPSYVGVSSSTTVNMSMSGSDGDAFSCPQTGLSMQISGMSPQLQYIMPSPSSNAFTTNQTHQGSYNTFRLHSPCALYGYNFSTSPKLAASPEKIVSSQGSFLGSSPSGTMTDRQMLPPVEGVHLLSSGGQQNFFDSRTLGSLTLSSSQVSAHMV